One Baekduia alba genomic window, GCCACGCAGGACCCAAGACTTCTCTCATCGCTCGCCGGCTCTTCGGAGCCGGACCCACATACGACACATAGCAGTATCTCTCCTCCCCTGAAACGGCCCACCTCTCCGGTGGGCCGTTTCTCTTTAAGCGGTTGAGCGGGTCGGACCAGAAGCGGACGCCCTTTCGATCCCGAGCGGGGAACGCTCCAGATCCACACCGCCCCGGCCGACGAACCAAGCGATGGCCGAGCACGTCGCCTTGGCGGCCACCGCGCCCCCTGCCCCCAGCTTCGCCGACGCCGAGGTCCTCTTCGCGCGCCAGCCGATCCTGGACGCCGACAGCCGCCTCGCCGGCTACGAGCTCCTGTACCGCGGGGACACCGGCAGCGAGTCGCCGCACGCGGCCACGTCGCGGGTCGCCGCCAGCGCGCTCTCCGACCTCGGCCTGCGCCAGGCCACCGGCGGCGCGCCCGCGTTCATCAACGTCACCACCGAGTTCCTGCTCGCCATGGACCCGCTCCCGTTCGGGCCCGAGGGCGTCGTCCTGGAGATCGCGGCCGACCGCGTCCCCGACGGCCCGCTGCTGGACCGCTTGAGCCGCCTGCGCCAGCACGGCTACATGCTCGCGCTCGACGGCTACGCCGGACAGCCCGGCGCTGACCCGCTGCTGGACTTCGCCACGCTCGCCAAGGTCGAGGCGCGCGGCGTCGGCGCCGCCGGCCTCGCGGTCCTCGTCGCGCGCCTGCGCGCTCGCGGCATCCGGCCGATCGCCAATGGCGTCGAGGCCCACAGCGATCACGATCGTTGCGCGGACGCGGGCTTCGAGCTCTTCCAGGGCGACTTCGTCTGCAGGCCGCGCGAGATCATCGGCCACAGCGTCCCCACCGCGTCGATCGGCGCGCTGCGCCTGGCCGCCGGGATCAGCGCGGGCGACGAGGGCGACGTCGACGAGCTCGAGAAGGCGATCGCGCTGGACCCGGGCCTGAGCCTGCGGCTGCTCCGCTTCGTCAACAGCGCGGCGTTCAGCCTGCGCCACCAGATCAAGTCGGTCCGTCAGGCGATCGTCCTGCTCGGCCCGCGCACGGTGCGCCAGTGGGCGATGCTGCTCCTGCTGTCGGGCATCGACGAGCAGCGCGGACCGCTGCTGATCACGGCGCTCAGCCGGGGCCGCACGTGCGAGGCGATCGCCCGGCGCCTCGGCGCCGACGACGCGTCCGCCTACTTCTTCACCGGCATGCTCTCGGTCGTCGACGCGCTGCTCGACCTCCCGATGGACGAGGCGATCCGCGACCTCCCGCTGTCGGAGGACGTCGTCGCCGCGCTCGTCGACCGGGCGGGCGGCAAGGGCCGCACGCTGACGATGGCCGAGGCCTGCGAGCGCGGCGCCTGGGACGACGCGGCGCTGCCGGGCCTGGACGCCGGCGAGCTGGCGGTCCTCCACGTCGAGGCCCTCACGTGGGCCGATGGAACGGCGGCGGGGCTGACGTGAGTGTCGGCGTCGCGGCGCCGGCCGAGGCCCCGCGCGTCCTGTTCGCCCGTCAGGCGATCGTCGCGCGCGGCGGACGCCTCGCTGGCTACGAGCTGCTCTACCGCGGTCCGCGCGACGCCGACGGCCAGATCCCGGACGCCGAGCACGCGACCTGCCAGGTGCTGGTCGGCGCGTTCGCCGAGGTCGGCCTCAGCCACGCCGTCGGCGGCACGAGCGCGTTCCTCAACGTCACCGAACGCTTCCTGCGCGAGGTCGACCCGCTGCCGCTGACGCCGGACACGACGGTCCTGGAGCTGCTGGAAGACGCCACGCCGTCCCCGCCGCTGATGGACCGCCTGCGCGCGCTGCGCGCCCAGGGCTTCCGGATCGCGCTCGACGACTTCGCGCCGACCACGGCCAACCGCCCGCTGCTCGACGTCGCCGACATCGTCAAGGTCGACCTGCGCGCAAGCTCCCGGCGCGAGGCGAGCAAGCTCATCCGATCGCTCGCCGACCGCGGGCTGACCGTCGTGGCCGAGAAGGTCGAGGATCAGGAGGAGTACGACTGGTCGGCCGCGGCGGGCGCAACGCTGTTCCAGGGGTACTTCTTCTGCAAGCCGATGGAGCTGGCCGGCACCGAGATCCGCGCCGCGTCGATCGCGCGCCTGCGCGCGGCCGCCGGGTTGACCCAGCCCGACGCCGGCGTCGAGGCGATCGAGCAGGCCGTCCGGGTCGACCCGCACCTGAGCCTGCGGCTGCTGCAGCAGCTCAACTCGGCGGCGGTGTCGCTGCCCAACCGGATCTCGTCGATTCGCCAGGGCGTGATGCTGCTCGGGCCGCGCACCGTGCGCCAGTGGGCCCTCGTGCTGCTGCTGGCCGGGATCGGCGAGCAGCGCGGCCCGCTGCTGGCGACCGCGCTGGCGCGGGCCCGGACGCTGGAGACCGTCGCGAGCATCAAGGGCGCCGGCGACCCCGAAGCGTGGTTCTCGGTCGGCATGCTGTCGGTGTGCGACGCGCTGGCCAACGCCCCGTTGGCCGAGGTCGTCGGCGAGCTGCCGCTGGCCGAAGACGTGATCGCGGCACTGGTCGAGCGCTCAGGCGTCAAGGGCGAGGCGCTGGCCAACGCGATCGCCTGCGAGCGCGCCGAGCTGCCGGCGACCGACCCGCGGATCTTCCTGATGGCCTACGCGGACGCGGTCGCCTGGGCGGACGCGCACGCGGCCGGCGCCTAGCGCTGGCTGCGGACGCCGTCGGCGTCGCGGGCGCCGTCGCCCAGCCAGCCGATCAGCTCGCCGGTGGCGTCCACGACCCCGCCCCAGCGCAGGAACCCGTGGACCATGTCCTCGAAGACGCGCTGCTGGACGTCGATGCCGGCGTCCCCCAGCAGGGTCGCGAGGCGCAGGCCGTCGTCGCGCAGCGGGTCCTGGCCGGCGACCGCGATCCGGGTCGGCGGCACGCCGTCCCAGTCGGTCGCGACCAGCGGCGCGAGGTCCGGGTCGTCGTCGGCGCCGTCGCCGCGGTAGAAGCCCCAGCAGCGCTGGATGTCGGCCTTGGTCAGCATCGGGCCGTGCTCGAACTCGCGCATCGCGTCGCTGGCGACCGTGGGATCCAGGCACGGGTAGACCAGCAGCAGCTCGCGCAGCGCCGGGAGCCCGTCGATCCGGGCGTGGCGCGCGGCGACGAGCGCGAGCTGGCCGCCGGCGCTGTCGCCGCCCAGCGTGACCGCCGCAGCGTCGACCGCGAGCTGCTCGGCGCCGGCCGCGCGCGCCCAGCGCACGATCGCGTCGGCGTCGCCGACCTGCACCGGCCAGTGGTGCTCGGGCGCCAGGCGGTACTCGGGCAGCAGCACCTTGGCCCCGGACGCGTTGGCCAGCGACCGGCCGACGCGGTCGAACGTCGGGATGTCGCCGACATACCAGCCGCCGCCGTGCAGCCAGACCACCAGCTCGCGCGCGTCCGGCGCGTGCAGCGGCGTGTAGAGGCGCGCGGGCAGCCGCGCGCCGTCGTCGGTCGGGATGACGACGTCGACCGCGGAGGCGACGGGCTCGGCCGCGCCGCCCAACCGGATCGTGGAGTCCAGGTAGGCCGCGCGCTCGGCGGCCAGATCCGCCGGGGTCGGCTCCAGCGTGCCGGGATCGGAGATGTCGCCCATCGCGCGCAGCAGCGCCCGCACCTGCGGATGCACGGCGGCGAGGTCGTCGTCGCCGGCCAAGGCCTAGGCCTCGGACAGCACTTCGCCGCGGCCCGCGAACAGCGCGGCCTCGACACGGCGGGCGACGTCGCGGCCCGTGAAGCCGACCTCGGCGTGCAGCAGCGCGGGCTTGCCGTGCGTGACGTAGCGGTCGGGCAAGCCGACGCGCAGCATCCGCGGCACCGTGCGGGTGGGTGGGACCGAATCATTGAGCGCCTCCCACACGCCGGAGCCGAAGCCGCCGGTCAGGACGCCCTCCTCCACGGTGACGAGCAGCTCGTGGTCGGCGGCCAGGGTCCGCAGCAGCTCGATGTCCAGTGGCTTGGCGAAGCGCGCGTCGACGACGGTGACGTCGAGGTCGTCCTGCTCGGCCAGCAGGTCGGCGGCTTCGAGCGCCTTGCCGACGCCCGAGCCGTAGCCGATCAGCGCGACCCTCGCGCCCTCGCGCAGGACCTCGCCCTTGCCGACCGGGATCGCGTGGACCTCGCGCGCGTCGGGCAGGGCGACCCCTACGCCTTCGCCGCGCGGGTAGCGCAGGCCGAAGGGCCCGCCCTGGGTCAGCGCCGTGCGCAGCAGGTGCTTGAGCTGCGCCTCGTCGCGCGGGGCGGCGAGCGTGATGTTCGGCAGCGGGCGCAGGTAGGCGATGTCGAAGACGCCGTGGTGCGTCGGGCCGTCGTCGCCGACCAGGCCGGCGCGGTCCATCGCGAACGTGACGTCGAGCTCCTGCAGGCAGACGTCGTGGACGATCTGGTCGAACGCGCGCTGCAGGAAGGTGGAGTAGATCGCGCAGACGGGCTTGGCGCCCTCCAGCGCGAGGCCGGACGCGAACAGCACGGCCTGCTGCTCGGCGATGCCGACGTCGAAGTAGTGCTCGGGCTCGGCCTTCTGCAGGAGGTTGAGCCCGGTGCCGGAGTTCATCGCCGCTGTGATGCCGACGACGCGGCGGTCGCGGCGGACCTCGTCGATCAGCGCCTCGCCGAAGACCTGCGTGTACTGCGGGACGACGGGCTTGGCGGCGGCGATCTTCTCGGGCGACGGCTTGACGACGATCGTCGGCGCGCGGTTGGTGATCGAGTTGGGCTTGGCGGCATGCCACTTCTCCATGCCCTCCAGGCCGCCGTCCTCGGCCGCCGTGAAGCCCTTGCCCTTGACGGTCGCGGTGTGGACGACGACCGGCCGGCCGGCCTCCAGCGCGGCCTTCAGCGCGCGGCGCATGGCGCGCACGTCGTGGCCGTCGATGACGCC contains:
- a CDS encoding EAL and HDOD domain-containing protein, encoding MAEHVALAATAPPAPSFADAEVLFARQPILDADSRLAGYELLYRGDTGSESPHAATSRVAASALSDLGLRQATGGAPAFINVTTEFLLAMDPLPFGPEGVVLEIAADRVPDGPLLDRLSRLRQHGYMLALDGYAGQPGADPLLDFATLAKVEARGVGAAGLAVLVARLRARGIRPIANGVEAHSDHDRCADAGFELFQGDFVCRPREIIGHSVPTASIGALRLAAGISAGDEGDVDELEKAIALDPGLSLRLLRFVNSAAFSLRHQIKSVRQAIVLLGPRTVRQWAMLLLLSGIDEQRGPLLITALSRGRTCEAIARRLGADDASAYFFTGMLSVVDALLDLPMDEAIRDLPLSEDVVAALVDRAGGKGRTLTMAEACERGAWDDAALPGLDAGELAVLHVEALTWADGTAAGLT
- a CDS encoding EAL and HDOD domain-containing protein produces the protein MSVGVAAPAEAPRVLFARQAIVARGGRLAGYELLYRGPRDADGQIPDAEHATCQVLVGAFAEVGLSHAVGGTSAFLNVTERFLREVDPLPLTPDTTVLELLEDATPSPPLMDRLRALRAQGFRIALDDFAPTTANRPLLDVADIVKVDLRASSRREASKLIRSLADRGLTVVAEKVEDQEEYDWSAAAGATLFQGYFFCKPMELAGTEIRAASIARLRAAAGLTQPDAGVEAIEQAVRVDPHLSLRLLQQLNSAAVSLPNRISSIRQGVMLLGPRTVRQWALVLLLAGIGEQRGPLLATALARARTLETVASIKGAGDPEAWFSVGMLSVCDALANAPLAEVVGELPLAEDVIAALVERSGVKGEALANAIACERAELPATDPRIFLMAYADAVAWADAHAAGA
- a CDS encoding alpha/beta hydrolase, yielding MAGDDDLAAVHPQVRALLRAMGDISDPGTLEPTPADLAAERAAYLDSTIRLGGAAEPVASAVDVVIPTDDGARLPARLYTPLHAPDARELVVWLHGGGWYVGDIPTFDRVGRSLANASGAKVLLPEYRLAPEHHWPVQVGDADAIVRWARAAGAEQLAVDAAAVTLGGDSAGGQLALVAARHARIDGLPALRELLLVYPCLDPTVASDAMREFEHGPMLTKADIQRCWGFYRGDGADDDPDLAPLVATDWDGVPPTRIAVAGQDPLRDDGLRLATLLGDAGIDVQQRVFEDMVHGFLRWGGVVDATGELIGWLGDGARDADGVRSQR
- the dxs gene encoding 1-deoxy-D-xylulose-5-phosphate synthase, with the protein product MSQPPERLLDRIDRPQDLHGLSEDQLVQVAQEVREHIIDTVGEIGGHFGANLGMCEVAVALHSVLDSPKDKILWDVGHQAYPHKILTGRRDELSTIRQYEGLAPFCAIQESEHDIMGAGHASTSIGYAVGIKEGMKLAGDVDAGRVVAVIGDGAMTGGVAFEAIHQAGGLGTPIVVVLNDNGMSIAPNVGALSRYFNRVRLNPKLWHAREGVEEKLTTLPGGIGAAFDRLGPQLKESIKSFWAPGLFWEELDWAYMGVIDGHDVRAMRRALKAALEAGRPVVVHTATVKGKGFTAAEDGGLEGMEKWHAAKPNSITNRAPTIVVKPSPEKIAAAKPVVPQYTQVFGEALIDEVRRDRRVVGITAAMNSGTGLNLLQKAEPEHYFDVGIAEQQAVLFASGLALEGAKPVCAIYSTFLQRAFDQIVHDVCLQELDVTFAMDRAGLVGDDGPTHHGVFDIAYLRPLPNITLAAPRDEAQLKHLLRTALTQGGPFGLRYPRGEGVGVALPDAREVHAIPVGKGEVLREGARVALIGYGSGVGKALEAADLLAEQDDLDVTVVDARFAKPLDIELLRTLAADHELLVTVEEGVLTGGFGSGVWEALNDSVPPTRTVPRMLRVGLPDRYVTHGKPALLHAEVGFTGRDVARRVEAALFAGRGEVLSEA